In Aegilops tauschii subsp. strangulata cultivar AL8/78 chromosome 3, Aet v6.0, whole genome shotgun sequence, one genomic interval encodes:
- the LOC141043014 gene encoding uncharacterized protein yields MTHLLVVMDKFTKRIEARPIKKLDVPTAVRFIKDIAVHYGMPNNISTDNGTNFAKGALAQYCSVSGIRLNLASVAHPQSNGQVERDNSLILSGIKPRLVEPLIRSPGSWLDELPAVFWGLRTMPNS; encoded by the exons ATGACGCATTTGCTGGTGGTgatggacaagttcaccaagcggATCGAGGCAAGgccaatcaagaagctggacGTTCCAACGGCCGTCCGATTTATCAAGGACATCGCGGTGCACTACGGCATGCCGAACAACATCAGCACGGACAATGGCACCAACTTTGCCAAGGGTGCGCTCGCACAGTACTGCTCCGTCTCCGGCATCCGCCTTAACCTGGCTTCTGTTGCACATCCACAATCTAATGGCCAGGTCGAGCGGGACAACAGCCTCatcctatccggcatcaagccgCGACTCGTCGAGCCGCTCATCCGTTCACCCGGCAGTTGGCTTGACGAGTTGCCGGCCGTCTTCTGGGGTCTCCGCACCATGCCAAACAg ttga